The window aactgtcaaactaccatcagagttgtttcttcaagtataaaagagggtTCAAATGGCTAGAAGTGCattgaaggcttccaagaacacacaaaagagctgaaaaaccagaaaacaTCTTCTGCACTTCACTGCACTCAACACCAATCCTTGTAATTGTATTTTGCACTTCaacttgtaccacttagatcaacatTGTGATCATAGGGAcacttctttttcatttctctttatgtTCTTAGAGTGAAAaggtcactctaaggggttcaatcaagctaggattgcttgtttgtattaaggttctaacttagccatgaaaagttaggtgttggatTATAGTTGAGCTCGgaaaaaactattgtgaaagatTTTGGCTAAGCCTGATAAAAGTCATTGTTAAgattggtgaaagcttgtgaatttcactagttcttagtggattggttggaaaatccttagttggataatcaaggtagtggatgtaggtcttgaaccgaaccactctaaattctatTGTCTtatttactctgtttttgttttattttcattcttttttttatcttgcatttgtctaCACTTGGagacaatttttgaaaaagccaaattgtgctattcactccccctctagcacatttaattGGGACCAATAGATTCAATTCCTTCCAAATGCTTTCTTGCCTCTAAAGGGGTGCTTTTTTCTAATGAGTAGAAACTCTGTGCATTGTGCAGTCTCTTTGAAGAATCTTGTTTTCACTTGCTTGTGTCTTGTCCTTTTCTTGGAAAAATTAGAGACTGATTTTGTAATGGTGGGGATTTGTCTGGTGCGCACCTTGTACAGTTTCTCTCCTTATTCAATCTTGGATTGAATGTCCTTTCCAAGGTGTGGCTAGAAATCGATGGCTTTGTGTTGGTGCTTGAACTCTACGGTTTCTTTAGCTCTCGACGGTTTTCCAAAAAATCATGGGAAACCAATGAGATTTTTTACCTCATCAAGATGTGCTCACTCCATTGGATTCGAGCTAATGAAGGCGATGTTTCTATTAATGAATCCATTTGGTGGACTAATCCGTGTGCACTTTTCACTAGGAAATCTTTTTCTATCTCACGCCTTGAGATCTCATGGCAACCTCCCTTGGATtggttttttaaatttaatgttgatGGATCAGCTTATGATAAACCAGAACCCTCTAGTTGTGATAGAGTTCTAAGAAATTCTTATAACCATGTGCTGGGTATCTTTTACGGTCCCCTGGGCTACCATGATTCCAATTTCCCTGAACTCATGGCCATTCTCCATGCTCTTTGCCTCTTCTCTTCTTCACAATTTTTTGGTGCCAAACTTATCATTGAATCTTATTCTAAAGTTATTCTTTCATGGGTTATTAATGTCTCTCAAAGGCTATGGACTCTTTGGTAAATCTTCAATGAAATTGATTACCTTCCTCACTCTTTCCCTTACATATCGTCTGCccatgttttaaaaaaaggtAATTTCTTTGCTGACTCTTTTGCCAAACTTGGAGTTGATCGAAGTTCTATGTTCTCTGCGATGTAGTAAAGATTGGGATTGTTGGACTCATGCTTTTCTTCTTGTGCTGTTTTCTATGATATGCTTTTGCCTTGCTGTCTCCTTAGTGATCTTTTGAGATGAtctattcttttcctttgatGATTATGGCTTTTTCATCTTGGCTGCCCCTCCTTCTATGTTTCAAGGCCTTGATCATCTTTATCAATATGCATTCATGATGCCTATTTTCCAGCATGGATgctatgattttgacattgGCACTCTGTCACCTTTCTCCTGCAGAGCatagttttattttgtttaattttcagACAGTTGTTGCTTTGTTATTTTTAAGACTTTTGCTTGTGAACTTTGAGCAAATCTATTCATTTGATCATCCATTTTGTACTCTTATTCCATTTAATATACTCTCTTTTCTTGGttaagcaaaaaaataaataaatagtataACCCTATGCTCAATGCCAAAATACTCCAACTCTATGATATCAATCTAGATATCATAAAAATCATGATCataataattgaaaagaattcatttaatgcatactttACTATTCATTATCTTACgatttttaatgtcaaatattttaagattATTGATTTTGCAAACCAAGGTTACTAAAAAGCTATAAAACTATCAAGTATTTCAATAAGCCTATATCTACTATTTCAGTAGTTTTAGTAAGTTACTtaattttgcttctttttttttttttttgaaatgcaagtttcataaaatattaatcataaaaGTTATTAACAAAAGTACATCTATGATTACTAAATAGAAGATGAAGGTTATTAAAATAGTCATGCATTTTGAGGTTATTGATTttgtaaattaatattattgaagaagttataaaactatatttCAATAACTATTATCTTATGTTAGCAACATTACGTTACTGAATATCTATAGAATTTTCTAAGTAAGTATGTACAAGGttattaaaaaatagatataaaaaatattttgaggtTTTAACTGTGCAAACAAAGGTTACTAGAAAACCTATAAAATTACTTAATTTTCACTAATTTTGTATATACTATTTCAGTTGctcatgtttttaattttaatataagttGTTGGCAAGGTACGtccataattataaaatagtagatgaatattaaaaacaataattttgcattctaaaattattattttttaaatttaggtCACATGTCATTGAAGAACAAATGTTTATGTTAGTATTTTGTTATacataattttattacttaATCATAATATTCTTTAACTTCcttgaatattttataatatttcagcaatttctcttttataaTAAGGTAAAAAACTTGAACCTAGAAcagaacaaattttttttctgtgataaataaagactgtattaattaaaaaaaacatattttattgGAAACTCTTTCATCATATAATTTGATAAGGATTATAGTTTTAGATACAGTTAACTccttaaaattaaatgaaataaaaacagaCATGTTGTTTTTAAACAGGAGtctaacaaaataaattacttAATATTTAAGAAGTTAATCGtaaatttaacaaataaataaataggaTAAATAGGGATGTTTAAATCAATCACTGCATGTTAACACTTTTATATACACTAGGATGGTGCCCGTAGCTATGCTACGAATAATATCatagaaaatattaattatattaaagttgatttcaatttggtATCTTTAAAAGAGTTTGTAGAAAAAGTAATATTGTATTAGTCAATTGCATGAATGTCCGATTTTTACTGATagaggaaaaaataaattggtattaattgaaaataattatttgctCTGGTTTCAATTATCGAAAACTTGCATCtacatatatgattataaaacagttaaatattaagaaatgagagaGTATATAACATGTACTATTGGCAGATTAAGATAAACAGTTATACAATATAAGACAATCGTAtaatataaagattttatcaatataaaatagttactaatttataataatatatcttttatatataaaatgaatggcTAAAGATTGTCaaatttagttgatttatttgttcaATGATGACTATGTGCTATgtatattaagaaatgaataaaccttattgacttttttattttattcaatgaattgaatgaatatttattgaaatttaaacattcatgTATAAAATAGATGTCTAAATACTATGGATTCAGGTTCATGCAAAATAAGAggatataaacaaaaaataatattaaattgtaattgataaatattaaatgaatctatattataaatattaaaaattaaaaattattgttttcaagttttttttttactgaaataaataaaaataaaaaaaacccttcaaatgtaaaaaaacAACGCAACTTTGACATaaggtgtaaaaaaaattaattcaattgagAATGATAACCAATTGACCTAATTAGTTATCCTATTTAAAACAgaatttatccaaaaaagaCGATAATCCTATCAAAGATTATTAGATGTataataaactattaaaaaatgagaaagtaTATAACCTATACTATTAatagattaaaataaacagTTGTAGAATATAAGGCAACAGTGTAATGTAAAGATcctatcaatataaaatagttagtaatttatagtattatatattttttatatataaaatgaatagCTAAAAGTTATCAAATNNNNNNNNNNNNNNNNNNNNNNNNNNNNNNNNNNNNNNNNNNNNNNNNNNNNNNNNNNNNNNNNNNNNNNNNNNNNNNNNNNNNNNNNNNNNNNNNNNNNNNNNNNNNNNNNNNNNNNNNNNNNNNNNNNNNNNNNNNNNNNNNNNNNNNNNNNNNNNNNNNNNNNNNNNNNNNNNNNNNNNNNNNNNNNNNNNNNNNNNNNNNNNNNNNNNNNNNNNNNNNNNNNNNNNNNNNNNNNNNNNNNNNNNNNNNNNNNNNNNNNNNNNNNNNNNNNNNNNNNNNNNNNNNNNNNNNNNNNNNNNNNNNNNNNNNNNNNNNNNNNNNNNNNNNNNNNNNNNNNNNNNNNNNNNNNNNNNNNNNNNNNNNNNNNNNNNNNNNNNNNNNNNNNNNNNNNNNNNNNNNNNNNNNNNNNNNNNNNNNNNNNNNNNNNNNNNNNNNNNNNNNNNNNNNNNNNNNNNNNNNNNNNNNNNNNNNNNNNNNNNNNNNNNNNNNNNNNNNNNNNNNNNNNNNNNNNNNNNNNNNNNNNNNNNNNNNNNNNNNNNNNNNNNNNNNNNNNNNNNNNNNNNNNNNNNNNNNNNNNNNNNNNNNNNNNNNNNNNNNNNNNNNNNNNNNNNNNNNNNNNNNNNNNNNNNNNNNNNNNNNNNNNNNNNNNNNNNNNNNNNNNNNNNNNNNNNNNNNNNNNNNNNNNNNNNNNNNNNNNNNNNNNNNNNNNNNNNNNNNNNNNNNNNNNNNNNNNNNNNNNNNNNNNNNNNaaaaaaaaaacccttcaaatgtcaaaaacaacttatttttgacataaagtgtaaaaaaaattaactcaaTAGAAAACgaaaagtcaaaaaaaaaaaaagaagttctAATTGAATAACACTTGTCATTCAATTGAAAactcaattgaaaaaaattaaaaaaaattgaaacatcctacttttatatatattatagatatAGGGAGAAGAGTTGCTAGTGAGAATAGTTCCTACTGACTTGCTGATGTGATTAAGGCTAACTCAACCGGGAAAGTATCAATCCTCGTGTTATTGTTTAGTATGAAAATATCAGCTAATTATCCATGGGGTCCTCCGATTTCCTTaatcatataataattttgtaaTGAGATCCATCTAGAACCCTGACATTCCACAGTACATATCTCTTCCAAGCTTTTGTAATTGTATGTAATTAGAAGATAAACACCCCACGGAAAGTATAACACGTTTTCTATGAAAAACCCCTTCATTAATTAATCTCTTCAAATAGTCACGATGCATATGGAAGCTTCCTAGAAGGGTTTCAAGAAATATCGTATTCCAACCGTCGATTTGAACTACTTGAAGGAAACGAAGGAGAATGGACAAGAAGAAACGACCTGCCTAACTTACATCTAATTGCCTACCCACAGAGTTTAATTTGAAGGGGAACTCAAAAAGAGGGAAGCTAGGCCAGTACTTCCTTTTTGTGTTTCCATATCTTTTTCGCCACTGTCAAATCAAGCAATATTTCTCACTAGATCTTGGTGGACATTGATCACAATATCCATATCTTTTTGATACCCTTGTTTTATtactgttttgttttttaagaaaaaagggGCTTCATGTTACACATCAATACCTATATATAGGCATTCTTCAGTTAAAAAttgacttcatccaattaatAAATGCCCTCACATTCCAAATAGGAAATACATACGGCGTACAAAGGCCAGATGTAGCATGGGTGAGTCATCAAAAAATGGTCCTTTTATCATATATTCAAATCCTCCATTACCCTAAATGGCATCCTAGAACCTTCTTTATGGTAATATAATAGAAAGTCATTAGCAATAAACAATGCCTAAAGCATGCAATTAAGAAGTGTGTACATCTACAAGTGTTCCGTAAGGATTGGGTGATAAGCCATTTTCAAGGAGACATCAACAACCCACTAGCTTTTTATCTCATTCCGGAGTATTATGCCTTCCCTTCGGTCTTTTTCCCCAAACGCCCTTAACTTTCAAAACAATTACACGTTTTCGGCCTGAAGACAAATGTGGTTTGAGTTGTGTTACGGAATCACGATAATCGGAGTATTGGCAATGGTGACATGGGCAAGTAGGGTGTCATGGGATGTAGTAACCAACACCTGTTGATTCCTGATTGGTCAAAAGAGATTGAGCTGGTAAGCACCTAGACATTTAACACTTGTGCAAAACTGAGAGGATGGGAAGGATCATGAAGAAGGGAAGAACTCAAGCAAAAATTTGATTCAAAGATCTTGTCTTAGTGGAAATGAGATCATCAgggtcttcttttttttaaaaaaaaaaagaaaaccatggAAGTGACATATGATTGAGGAggagaatatatatatatatatatatcagaGGGTAAGGCTACGAAGTTTGTGTCATACAATTTGGAGACAACATTTTTATGAAGTGAAAGTGAAGTAGTAGGAGTAATCATAATGGTAGGAATGATGGGTTGGGAAGCTCCACAACAAGGATGGAGGAAGGGCCCTTGGACTCCTAAAGAGGATAAGCTGCTAACTGAATATGTTAACTTGCACGGAGAGGGAAGATGGAGTTCAGTTGCTAGGTCTGCAGGTAATTATATGTAgatattattgttattaattacttttaatttGGATCATTCCCTTAGCTTCATCACCAGCTAAACTAAATTAAGAATTCTTTTGGTTGACAAGAATGTTGTGAATTATAGCTTTTTCTTATTATGGGGTTTCactgtttattttttatcaggTTTGAATCGAAGTGGGAAGAGCTGCAGGCTTAGGTGGGTTAATTATCTTAGACCTGGTCTTAAGAGAGGTCATTTAACACCTCAGGAGGAAGGCATCATTATTGAATTGCATGCACTGTGGGGTAACAAGTAATACTTCTTTTGCctttctttcacttttaatttggattttttatgttatgattttcCATTGTTAATCTATTATGTGTCGTCCTTGTTGGAAACAGATGGTCTACAATTGCCAGATACTTGCCAGGGAGAACGGACAATGAGATAAAGAACTATTGGAGAACCCattttaagaagaaagaaaagtccTCTCAgaagcaagaaaaaagaaaagctcaAACTCTAAAGCTGAAACAACAactgcagcagcagcagccGAAGCCACAACCAGATAAAGACGAGATGAAAAGGGTATTGCCTGTTCAGACTGAAAAGGCAAATACCAAAGTAAGTCAAGTGACTGAGGCACAAGCAAGGCCAGAGATGGTTTTCATGTACCCAACTTTAGAGGATCAATGCTTGCCTGTTACGTCTCCAGCGGCTGCTGCTTCTTGGCTAGACCAGTATCTGGTAGATGAAGGCTTATGGGGTGGATTGTGGAACCTGGACGATCCACACGGTGGCCTGGATCAGGCTGGTAACTGCAACAAGATTGCAATGCAAAGCCAAGCAACAGCTTGCTCTTTTGGAGGGGATGGAAGCAACTTATACAATGGAGGCTACATCTTCTAAGCATAATTTTGGACCTTATTGGGAGCGTATTTCCCAATTAAGATGAATATTGGAATTTCTAGTGCATTTTACAGTTGAATTACTCGGTTTGTGAATTATGATAGCGTAGCATTGTTTGCATAAGCAgttaataaaatgattatggaaaaaaaaaaaaaaccgctTTCTTCCATATGCATATAGGCTGGTTTTGTCCTCAAATTAAATCTGCCATAAGctgaaatatttttcaaaattctgtGAAGAAAATTTCTCTCCCTTATCCTACTTTATACGCTTCAAGGGGTTCTAATCCTAATTGTCTAATTGTCATAATTGGGTActtgaatattaatattatatgagAGAAAATATCAcagaaaaatcaataaaaaacgTCAAACAAGGCATCCAACTTAAAACTTACTGGTAATTAAAAGAAGCATAGGGGCATGTAAAGTTAaacaaacttaaaatattaattaatgatcACAGGGGATTCCCTAACAAGAAGCATATAATTGAGAAGAAACGATCAATAGGGAATTCATTGCTTTTAATTAACAAAGCTAGCTGTTCCAGAGTTGACACTGGAAAAATTAGAATTAAGCTTGATAccaattaattttcttaattaccAAAACCATTCTTTAATTTTGTAGTCGTTGATGATTCTGAGCTGCCATGGCACTTCGGGGAGAAAATAGATTAtcaatctctttctttttttcttgcagaaattaattaattataattaagttgCTATAAGCATAAGCaacttttagttttaaattgtCGCTTAATTAATCCTTTTGCTCTTCGACATGGAATAATATATATGGTCCAGGAGTCCAGGTTGGAATCTTTGCCAAgttaaactatatatataatttaaatttagatcAGGATTgtaattacttaattatagtaataatatataaaagagGAAATGATAgtcataagaataaaattgaaaagaaaatagaaaacatGGTAGCTGAtaaattcaatttgaaataTAAGTATGTGAAAGTGGCTCTGATCTGTTGTGTAGCCCCAACACGGCCATCATCAATGATGCTGAGGAAGAGGTAACAAATCCACACAGGcaaacaagaaataaaacttatagtaaacaataaataataataataataataataagaaaaccCAACATCAAATTGATTCAATATGTACAAAATTTTCACATTTCTTCCACCAGAGTTAACATTTAGAAATTAAAGGTAAACACTTAAAATGATTCTCTCAAGTAGCCGAGTAAATCTTACGAGGCCCAAGcgaaatcaaaataaaaaaaaaaagggcccAAATACGTTAAGTTTGCAAAAATAGGACCAAATACGTAAAGTttgcaaaattgaataatCTTGGCCCATGCAGGTCTCGAACCTGCGACCTTCGCGTTATTAGCACGACGCTCTAACCAACTGAGCTAATAGGCCTACGTTGAGAAAATATTCGTAGATAATGTTACACAAATTTACAGGAGCCGACAGAAACGATAAGGTTGAGTTCATGTTGTAATGCTCTGACAGAAACGCAGCGCAGACAGAAGAAGAGATGGAAAACATAACAGCAAGCGAAATTGCAGGCTTTGGGGTTGGCACTTTGCTACTATGTGCTACAATTGCTGCCCCCAAAGTTGATGCTTTCATTTCTGCTTCACAGAGAAGgtgaaacttttaaaaacCATTTTTGTAGTTCTTAagttcaaacttttttttttagtttataaGTGATACCCAGATTGCAAAACGTCTTAAATCATTgaaaagttgattttttttttattttgtatgagTAACAGTCGGTATTTAGATTGTTAGTTTGGTTCATGAATTGTGActaatttaattgttgttgttGAGAATATGtagattttttatattttgccATT is drawn from Theobroma cacao cultivar B97-61/B2 chromosome 4, Criollo_cocoa_genome_V2, whole genome shotgun sequence and contains these coding sequences:
- the LOC18601749 gene encoding myb-related protein 305 — encoded protein: MVGMMGWEAPQQGWRKGPWTPKEDKLLTEYVNLHGEGRWSSVARSAGLNRSGKSCRLRWVNYLRPGLKRGHLTPQEEGIIIELHALWGNKWSTIARYLPGRTDNEIKNYWRTHFKKKEKSSQKQEKRKAQTLKLKQQLQQQQPKPQPDKDEMKRVLPVQTEKANTKVSQVTEAQARPEMVFMYPTLEDQCLPVTSPAAAASWLDQYLVDEGLWGGLWNLDDPHGGLDQAGNCNKIAMQSQATACSFGGDGSNLYNGGYIF